The Tachysurus vachellii isolate PV-2020 chromosome 15, HZAU_Pvac_v1, whole genome shotgun sequence nucleotide sequence CACCTAGAAATAGGAATagaaaacaggacacagacttGTGATGTTTACCCACCATGCTTATACAAAGCTGCACTGATGGGTGTCTTAATGCCTGGGAAATCCTCTGCGATGATGTGCGGGTTAGATTTATCCATGGCTTGCCGTCTCACATCATATCtcaggaaataaaaactgaataaaCATAATGTACATATGACAATGCATAACTTGTACGTCTATAACATACCTCCAGTAATGGTCCAGAGTAAAGAATAAGATGTGGCCTGTGTTGGGAATGTAGACTGCAGCATCTATGTGGCTCACTGAGGCTGGGAAATGAAAGCTGCTGATTTTTTGACGCAAGCCTTTTATCCGAGAGTCCTTCACAGTCCAATAGCTGGAACCTGTATGGAGTGGGATCGATTAGAGTATATCTATAGCATTGTGTCTGGTACATAATTGTATTAAACCCCTTCAGTGAGGGTTAGTACCACGGAAAAGGAAGGTAGTAGAGTTTTTTCCAAGCCAGTACGCAGCATCAATGGatgaatttatttttggaaTGAAAGTGTTGATGGGACCCTCTTTTATGCCATGTTTATTATCCCTGATCCATAAATACCTTTATAGAAAAACAAAGATAACAATTATGCTAAATGAATCTAAGCTCCAAATGTACATGTggatgacaaattaaagggaaaaacTACAATAAATCTCTTAGAGAATGGTTGGGCCACCATGATCTGCCAAAACAGCTACATGTCAAAGATTCTGCAAAATTCTTAGCAATGTTTTAGAGAGATGAACATTATTCTTCTTTCAGTCTGTGTTTTGATCAGGTGGTAGAAAACACTGTCTAACATGTCAGTCCAAAATCTCCCATAGGTGTTTAATTGGGTGGGTCTAGATAAAGTTAAAGGCCTTAGCATATAATTTACATCTGTTTAATACTCATCACATTCAGTGGACATAGACATTATGGAAGAGATCTCTCCCAACAAGTGTGAGCATTCTGAATAGATCTGTATTACATTCCtttttgtagtgtgtattgAGTTCTGTCTAAGAAAACAAGTGGTCTCAAACATGTCAGAATAATTTCTCTCAGCATATAAGGGCCTCTGGTTTTccttttaatttgtcacctgtctgtacagtatatggtgattattattatgctacAAATATTAAAAGTTGTGAGTTGACTCACCGGcctttgaaaaagaaaatggatgtTCCTACATTAGTAACAGAGTCAAAAGACAGGTCAGGATTGCATTTGTCTTTTACTGCCCTTGGATAATAATAGCCAGAGTACCAAGATTTGAAAAGATTGTTCCAATTCAGCCTTGGGTAATAAGGTGATGTAACGCTCGGACCTGTGgaacattataacattatttatgattttaCGTTTATTTGTGAAAAGCAAGTATGTAAGTGACTTTAAATGAGGGTAATTTTAATACATCTCTGAGGACAACATGACTGCAGAAAGTTTGTGAATTTATACCATACAGTGCGTTGATGTTCAAAATATCTTCACTCGAAAGCATGTTTTGTGGTTGACGCTTTCTGTAGGTGGGATACATGAGGGATTGTGGGTTTTGAGAATGCTTTAAACCCAAGGAGTGTCCAAACTCATGTGCTGCAACCAAATACAGGCTAAATCCTGGAGTAGGAGACAGAAATCCTATATGAAACCACCCTGTCATTGTCAAATACAccagaaagcaaaacaaacacttcTTCATTTTTTCATCTTACTATGACATATGAATATCTTACAGTGTCAATACACATACCTGGGAAAATGTACtcattttattgtgtgtaattTAGCATAAAACTGAATTGTCAGATGTTAGACAGAGTTCCAAGCCAAGCACAAcattagcagcaagaactgctaGGGTGCTTAGGCTGCTGTGTGACTGATTTGCTTTTCTCTGTCCTACAAACTCAACAAAAGTTAATCCCATGGAAAACATGTGGGATTACTTGGAACAAATGGTAAAATGTCCAAAACCCAAGAACCCGAGCTGATTTCACACTAGTGAAACTTCACACTAGCATAGCTTCTTTACACTTGGTGTTAATATTccttatatatattaattatccCAATAGTTTAATCTTTGATGTAGTACATATTTAATCTGGCAACCTGAAAAAGTACCTCGAGAATCTGCTGTCCATAGTTCATCGTCATCAAAGTGAACATCTCCTCCAACGCCTTCTCCAGGGTCAAAGGCATGAGCTAGTGTGCCTTTAGGTCCATCAAAAGGGTAGTTGTCTCCATGAtcttggatttatttatttaaaaaaaaaagggttcacacacacacacaaataaatgtgattgGACATATGTAACAGGAGTGTACAATTCATTACTAACAATGGTCAGTCTCATTATCATCTGATGGCCGGCGGTCAGGATGGTCACCTTCATGTCCATCCTGATCAAAATCATTCTATGTATACTTCTTGTACTTAATTGGAAGGTTGAATTCACCCCATGGCTCCTTACATTTGGAACCAAACTCCACCATAATGTCTGCTTGCTGAGAAGAAGACCTGAAGAACCGTAAAGGGCTGGCATTTGCCCACACATCCAGAGCTGCTCCAATCAAAGAATCAACTGTACTCACAGGTAGATCATTGGTGTATTTCCCAATGCTGgaatatgaagaaaaatgtAAGCTTAAgctaaaaaagagagaaaacaatatacagttgaggccaaacatttacaaacaccCAGCCTTAAAGATATTcaatctcacttttttttttcaattaggAAACAGTCTTTAAACAATCCAGAAAATGATCCAATGATTTAGAAGTGTCTGATAGGCCACTAGGGGAGTGTATCTGTGGCTATATTTAATGGCAAGTCTCTTTTTGCCTTTGATAAAATCAGAAATTCTAAATAACACAGTCAGGACATTCACAAATTCAGTGCCTCCAATTTCCAAACAACTGCAGGTATTATGCTGTTCTGCATAAACAACTGtattcactcacttactcactttctaccgcttattcgaacttctcgggtcacggggagcctgtgcctatctcaggcgtcatggggcatcaaggcaagatacaccctggacggagtgccaacccatcacagggcacacacactcattcactcacacaatcacacactaaggacaattttccagagatgccaatcaacctaccatgcatgtctttggaccgggggaggaaactggagtacccggaggaaacccccgaggcacggggagaacatgcaaactacacacacacaaggtggaggcgggaatcgaacccccaaccctggaggtgtgaggcgaacgtgctaaccactaagccaccgtgccccccacaactGTAttcaaatcttaaaaaaaaactgtggtcACAGAGACGCTGCATCATTCAGGAACTAACTGGAAAATGGACTGGTGCACTTTAGAAAGCAGATGACATCATAATGAAGGAGGATTATATAATAATGCTGAAGCGTCACATCAAGGCATCAGCAAGAAATGTAAAACCAGGTCAAATCTGAGACTTCCAACAGGATAATGATCCTAAAACAACCTCTAATGTTGTAGCAAAATGGGTTAAAGACAACAAAATCAAAGTACTGACAAGACCTTGGGGTACACCAATTCTGTCAGGAGAAATGTCAGGAGAAAATTTGTCAGGAGAAAATTCCAGCAAAGTATTGTGGCAATTAATAGGCAATTTGAACAAATACTCTTATTAATAATCTTCTGCTAAGTAAAATCTAATATAGCAGTAATAGATATATTATTTTGAAACAAGCTCTTGAATGAGTTTGAATGTCTTTATTTTAGGTGGTTG carries:
- the LOC132858208 gene encoding matrilysin-like; the encoded protein is MGLFLGLVCVFALYAPRCLGAPLLQVERGNVTLDLGEKLQDDVILAEKYIERFYSFQKGPPGHKKRSHPSFSSKLKDMQSFFGHDQTGSLDTETLDEMKRPRCGVPDIEEYVYNRGNRWKKNVITYNIGKYTNDLPVSTVDSLIGAALDVWANASPLRFFRSSSQQADIMVEFGSKYHGDNYPFDGPKGTLAHAFDPGEGVGGDVHFDDDELWTADSRGFSLYLVAAHEFGHSLGLKHSQNPQSLMYPTYRKRQPQNMLSSEDILNINALYGPSVTSPYYPRLNWNNLFKSWYSGYYYPRAVKDKCNPDLSFDSVTNVGTSIFFFKGRYLWIRDNKHGIKEGPINTFIPKINSSIDAAYWLGKNSTTFLFRGSSYWTVKDSRIKGLRQKISSFHFPASVSHIDAAVYIPNTGHILFFTLDHYWRYDVRRQAMDKSNPHIIAEDFPGIKTPISAALYKHGFIHFFVGAEVYKYDVKRRSVVGLKKANSWLGC